The sequence GCCGCCGGCACCGATTTCCACGAAGCCGAGCATGCGGTGATGCTGCTGGCCTTCATCGTCTTCCTGCTCGCCTTCCTGTGGTCGTTCGCGGGCCGCAGCCTGGCGCTGATCTGGGCCGTGCTGGCCGGCGGCGGCGCGACGATGACGCTGGCCGCCTGGCTTCTGCAACGCAGCCTGCTGCACTGAATCCGCGACAGGAATCACCACGATGTTCCAAAGCTTCCGCCATTCGATGACCTGGCTGCACACCTGGTTCGGCCTGACGCTGGGCTATGTGCTGATGGTGTGCTTCTTCTTCGGCTCGCTCTCGGTGTTCGACCGCGAGATCGACCGCTGGGCGCTGCCCGATACGCGCTTCCCGGCGCAACCCGCGCCGTCGTTCGACCAGGTGCTCAAGCCGATCTACGCCAAACTCAAGCCGCACCCGGTGGACCTGGCGGCCACCCGGGCGCGGGTGATCGGCGAGCTGCCCGATCCCGCCACCCTGCCGATGTCCTCGCTGTACTACTACACCACCCACCGCGACCCGGTGCTGGCCATCGGCGCGGAATTCGACGTGCCCAACAAGCCCAGGGACGCCGCCGACGAGCATCAGCACGTGCACGGCTGGGCCACGCTGGACCCGCGCACCGGCGCCTTCCTGTCCGAGGGGCAGCTCAAGCTGGGCAGCGAGTTCTTCTACCCGATGCACTACAGCCTGCACCTGAACTGGCAGAACCTGGGCTATTGGGTGGTCGGCCTGGCCGCGCTGGTCATGCTGGCCGCGCTGGTCAGCGGCGTGGTCTTGCACAAGAAGATCTTCCGCGAGTTCTTCACCTTCCGCCCCTGGAAGCGCACCCAGCGCAGCAGCCTGGACCTGCACAACCTGAGCGGGATCGCCGGCCTGCCGTTCCACTTCTTCTTCGCCTTCACCGGCCTGGTGATCTTCGCCAGCATCTACCTGCCGCTGGCCGAGACCCTGCTCGCCCCCCTGCACAAGCAGCATGAAGCGATGGAGGCCGCACGCACCGGCCTGGCCCACGAGGCGGCCGGCGTACCGGCGCCGCTGGCCTCGGTGGACGCCATGGTGGCCGAGGCCAAGCGCCGCTGGGCCGCGCGCAACATGCCGGGCGAGGTCGGTTACCTCTACATCAACCACCTGGGCGACAAGAACGGCTACGTCAGCATCTTCCGCGCCGGCAACGACCAGGTGGCCCTGGTCGGCCAGGGCGTGCACTTCGAAGCCAGCAGCGGCCGCGTCATCCGCGAAGACCCCCCGCCCTCGGCCGTCATGAGCGTCAACGAATTCCTGACCGGCCTGCACCTGCAGCACTTCCGCCACTGGCTGCTGCGCTGGCTGTACGTGCTGGGCGGCCTGCTGGGCTGCGTGTGCATCGCCACCGGCTTCATCTTCTTCGTCGAGAAGCGCAAGGCGCAGCACGCCAAGCGCGGCAGCATGGGGAGCCGCGCGGTCGATGCGCTGGCGGTCGCCGCGGTCACCGGCATGGTGATCGCAGCCGTCGCGATGCTCGCCGCCAACCGTGCGCTGCCGGCCGACCTGGCGGGCAAGGGCGGCTGGGAGGAGAAGGTGTTCTGGGGCGCCTGGCTGCTGAGCTTCATCCATGCCGCGGCGCGCAGCGGCCCGGTGGCGCAGGGGCGCATCAATCCGGCCTGGCGCGAACAATGCTGGGCGCTGGCGGCGCTGGCCGTCGCGGCGGTGGTGCTGAACTGGATCGGCACCGGCGACCACCTGGTCAAGACCCTGTTCACCTCTACCTATTGGCCCGTGGCCGGCCTGGACCTGAGCCTGCTGGCCGCCGCGGCGATCGCCGTCTTCGCCGGCCGCAAGCTGGCCCGGCATGAACGCCACGCCCGGCCGTCGACCCACGCAGCACCGAATATCAGCGAGGCGCTTCATGGCTGAACCGATCTGGCTGTACCAGGCAGGCGCCGCAGCGGCCAGCGTCGTCGGCTTCGCCTGGCTGTCGCTGGCGATGGATGCGCACTGGCACCAGGTGCACGGCGGCACCACGCCCGCGCGCGCCGTGCGGGCCACGCTGCGCGCGCTGGGCACGGCGAGCCTGCTCGCCTCGGCCCTGCTGTGCTTCGCCGCCGACCGGCCGTCCATGGCGGTCCTGGTCTGGCTGATGCTGCTGGCCGGCTCCGCCCCGCTGATCGCGCTGACGCTGGCCTTCCGGCCGCGCCTGCTGCGGGCGGCCTGGCCGTGGGGCGACCGTATCGCAAGGGGTCGGTGAAGACCTCGGCGAAATGTAAAAAGGCCCGGCAGATGCCGGGCCTTCGTCTTCCAGGACCTTGAGTCCTTTTCCATTGCCGCACAGCGGCCGGCGCTATTCGGTCTTGCCCGAGAACGCCGCCTGCATCGCCCGCTCGCGCTTGGCCTGGGCCGACAGCATCAGCCGGTTCGACACGATCACGAACACCGTCACCACCACGATCACGATGGTCGCCAGCGCATTGATCTCCGGCGTGAGGCCGAGGCGGATCGAGGAGAAGATCCACTGCGGCATGGTGGTCGAGCCGGGGCCGGACAGGAAGGCGGTCAGCACGTAGTCGTCGAGCGACAGCGTGAAACTCAACAGCCAGCCGGCCACCAGCGCCTGCGAGATCACCGGCAGGGTGATGACGAAGAACACCTTGAACGGATGGCAGCCGAGATCCATCGCGGCATCCTCGAGCGAACGGTCGAGCTCCTTCAGCCGCGACTGCACCAGCACCGCCACGTAGGCCATGCACAGCGTGGTATGGCCGATCCAGATGGTGACCATGCCGCGCTCGCCGAAGGCCCAGCAGCCGAAGCGGCTCAAGAGGCCGCTCGGCGGCGGCTCGGCGCCGCAGCCCAGGCCCGATTGCAGTGCGACGAACAGCAGCAGCATCGACAGGCCGACGATCACCTCCGGCATCACCATCGGCGCGGTGACCAGGCCGGCGAACAGCGACTGGCCGCGGAAACGACCGAACCGCGCCAGCACGAAGCCGGCCACCGTGCCCAGCACCACGGCCAGCGTGGCCGACATGAAGGCGATCTTGAAGCTCAGGCCGGCCGCGTGCAGCAGCTCGTCGTCGTTGACCAGCACCTGGTACCACTTGAGCGAGAAGCCGCCCCAGACGGTGACCAGCCGCGATTCGTTGAACGAATACAGGATCAGGCTGGCGATCGGCGCATACAGGAAGAAGAAGCCCAGCACCATGTAGAGCCGGTTGGCGAAAGGCATGCGGTTCATTTGCCGGCCTCCTGCTGTTTCTGCTCGAAGCGGTGGAACCAGACGATCGGTGCGATCAGCAGCGCGAGCATGATGACCGCCACCGCCGAGGCCTGCGGCCAGTCGAGGTTGGCGCCGAAGTCGTCCATCAGCTTGTTGCCGATGAACACCACGTCGCCGCCGCCCAAGAGCGCCGGGATCACGTACTCGCCGACGGCCGGGATGAACACCATCATCGAGCCGGCGATGATGCCGGCCTTGGACAGCGGCAGCGTGATGCGGATGAAGGTGGTCAGCGGCTTGGCGCCGAGGTCGGCGGCGGCTTCGAACAGCCGGCCGTCGAGCTTCACCAGGTGGGCGTAGAGCGGCAGGATCATGAACGGCAGGTAGTTGTAGACCATCCCCAGCAGCACCGAGAACGGCGTGTACAGGAGCTGCAGCGGCGCGTCGATCAGGCCCAGGCCCAGCAGGATGTTGTTGATCACCCCGTTGTCCTTGAGGATGCCGATCCAGGCGTAGACCCGCAGCAGGAAGGACGTCCAGAACGGGATCATCACCATCATCAGCAGCGTGTTGCGCGTCGCCTCGTTGGCCCGGGCGATGTTGTAGGCCAGCGGGTAGCCGATCAGCAGCGTCAGCAGCATGGTCAGGAAGGCGAGCTTGATCGCGTTCCAATAGGCGATGACGTACTGGCTCTCCTCGCGCGCTTCCTGCAACGGCTTCTCGACGAAGGCGTCGACCTCGTCGAACACCGTCTGGTACTTGGTGGTGTCGAGCGCGATGGTGGTCTTGTTGTCCTCCTGCTTGAGCAGCGGCGTGTACGGCGGCTGGGCGATGTCGGGCTCGGCGAAGCTGATCTTGAGCACGAAGAAGAAGGGCAAGAGGAAGAACACCAGTAGCCAGACGTAGGGGACCGCGATCACCCCGGTCCGGCCGCTGGGCAGGCGGGCTAGGAGCTTTTTCATGATGTCAGCACCACGCCTTCACGGTCGGACCACTTGACCACGATCGGGTCGCCCCAGGTGGCCGGCTTGTCGTCGCCCCAGTGGCTGGAGGGCACGTTGGCGATCACGATGCGGCCGGAGGCGAGCTTGACGTGGTAGACCGAGTGCGAGCCGAGGTAGGCGATATCGTGCACCGTGCCCTCGGCCCAGTTGTACTGCGCCTCGGGCTTGTTGCGGCACAGCGTGACGTCCTCGGGCCGCACCGAGTACCACACGGTCATGCCCTTGGGCCCGGTGATGCCGTGGTCGACGTAGATGCCGCGCGGCAATTCGGCGCTGTCGATCACCACGTGGTCGGGCTCGTCGACGCTGAGCTTGCCCTCGAAGATATTGGTGGTGCCGATGAATTCGGCGGTGAAGCGGCAGTTCGGGTATTCGTAGATCTCGCGCGGGCCGCCGACCTGCTTCAACTTGCCCTCGCTCATGATGGCGATGCGGCCGGCCATGGTCATGGCCTCTTCCTGGTCGTGCGTCACCATGATGCAGGTCACGCCGACGGTCTCGATCACGTTGACCAGTTCGAGCTGGGTTTCCATCCGCAGCTTCTTGTCGAGCGCGCCGAGCGGCTCGTCCAAGAGCAGCAATTTGGGGCGCTTGGCCAGCGAACGCGCCAAGGCGGTGCGCTGCTGCTGGCCGCCGGACAGCTGGTGCGGCTTGCGGCGGGCCAGCTTCTTCATCTGCACCAGCTCGAGCATCTTGCTGACGCGGTCGGCGATCTGATCGCGGGGCAGCTTGTCCTGCTTGAGGCCGAAGGCGATGTTCTGCTCGACCGTCATGTGCGGGAACAGCGCATAGGACTGGAACATCATGTTGACCGGCCGGATGTAGGGCGGCATGTCGGTGATGTCCTGGCCGTCGAGGATGATGCGGCCCTCGGTCGGCGTCTCCATGCCGGCCAGCATGCGCAGGAGCGTGGATTTGCCTGAGCCGGAGCTGCCGAGCAGCGCGAAGATCTCGTTCTTCGGGATCACGAGGTCGACGTCGTCGACCGCGTAGAAGTCCCCGAACTTCTTCGTCACGCCCTTGATTTCGAGATAGTTCTGCTTGCCGTCGCCCTGGGCGAGTTCGGTCGGTGTTACCGCCACGATGAAAGCTCCGTACTGGGTGCGGTTGGCGCTGTCGATATCCGGCTCACCCGATCCGGCGAGCGGGATGTCGGCAGCACCATGCCGTTAAAAAGGCCGGCATTTTAAATAAATGCCGGCCCCGCTGTGACTGCGATTATTTCGCAGCCTTGAACTGGTTGAAATACTTGGTGATCAGCTTCTGCTCGGCCGGTGCGATCGGCTTTTTGGCCTGCAGCTTGGTCATGGCTTCCTGGCTCATGAAGATCTTGGGATCGCTGGCGATCTTCTTGTCCACGAACGGCGCCGACTTGAGGTTGGGGTTGGCGTAATTGACGAAATTGGAAATCTCGGCCGCCACCTTGGGCTCGAGGATGTAGTTGATCCACTTGTGGGCGTTGTCGGCGTTCTTGGCGTCCTTGGGGATCGCCATATTGTCGATCCAGGCCACCGTGCCCTTCTGCGGCACCACGTATTCGATCTTCTGCTTGTTCTTGGCCTTCTCGGCGCGGTCCTTGGCGATATAGGTGTCGCCGTTGAAGGACATCGCCACGCAGACGTCGCCATTGGCCAAGAGGTCGATCGGCGAGCTGTTGAACAGCCGCACGTCGGGTCGCACCTTCTTCAGCACCTCGGTGGCGGCCTTGAGCTGGGCTTCGCTGTGGTCGTTGGCGTCCTTGCCCAGGTAGATGTTGACCATCGAGTAGACGTCGCTGCCGGTGTCCATGAAGGAGATGCCGCAGGACTTGAGCTTGTTGGTGTACTTCGGATTGAACAGCAGTTCCCACTCGTCCGCCGGCATCGGCTCGGCGCCGAGCGCCTTCTTCACCTTGTCGACGTTGATGCCGAAGGCGGTGGTGCCCCACATGTACGGCACCAGGAACTTGTTGCCCGGGTCGGCCATCTCGGCCATTTTCAGGATTTCGGGGTTGAGGTTGGCCCAGTTCGGGAGCTTGGTCTTGTCCAGCGGCAGGTAGACGCCCGACTGGATCTGCTTGGCGGCGAATTCCAGCGAAGGCACCACGATGTCGTAGCCCGACTTGCCGGTCAGCAGCTTGGCCTGCAGCGTCTCGTTGCTGTCGTAGACGTCGTACTTGATCTTGACGCCGTTGGCCTTCTCGAAATTCGGCACGGTCTGCTCGCCGACGTAATCGTTCCAGTTGTAGATGTTCAACTGGCCGGCGGCTTGGGCCGTCAGGGACAGTGCCGCCACGGCGGCGGCCGCCATGGTGATCGCGAATTGCTTAGCCATCGAGTTGCGCTCCTTGGAATGGGGTCGGGTGTCGAGTGTTGCCAAGAAAACTGCAGGACTTCGGGGTTGCCGCGGCGGCCCCCGACTGCCGCGGCATCAAGCATCAACTATTCCAGCACATCACGCCATGCCGAGATCGCGCGCGGTCAGGCCGATGCAATGCGCGGCCTTTTCGACCAGTTCGTCGATCTCGCCGCGGGTCATCACCAGCGGCGGGCTCAGCAGCATGCGGTCGGCGGTGGCGCGCATGATCAGGTTGTTGCGGAAGCAATGGTCGCGGCACTGGTTGCCCAGGCCCCACGGATCGTCGAAGCGCTGGCGGGTGGCCTTGTCCTTCGTCAGCTGGATGCCGGCGACCAGGCCCGCGCCATGCACCTCGCCGACCAGCGGCGAGCCGGCCAGCGCCTCGCGCAGGCTGTTCTGGAAGTAGGGCCCGGTATCGGTGCGCACCTGGTCGACGATGCCGTCGTCGCGCAGCATGCGGATGTTGGCGACCGCGACCGCGGCGGCGACCGGATGGCCCGAGTAGGTCAGGCCGTGGTTGAAGTCGCCGGCCGACATCAGCACGTCGGCGACGCGGCGGTGCAGGCCGACCGCGCCGATCGGCACGTAGCCCGACGACAGGCCCTTGGCCATGGTGATCAGGTCCGGCTCGAAGCCGAAGTGCTGGTGGGCGAACCACTGGCCGGTGCGGCCGAAGCCGCCGATCACTTCGTCGGCGCACAGCAGGATGTCGTACTTGCGGCAGATGCGCTGGATCTCGGGCCAGTAGGTGTCGGCCGGGAAGATCACGCCGCCGGCGCCCTGGAACGGCTCGCCGATGAAGGCCGCGACGTTGTCGGCGCCGATCTCGAGGATCTTGGCCTCGAGTTCCTGCGCGCGCGCCAGCGCGAACTGCTCGGGCGTCTGGTCGCCGCCGTCGGCATACCAGTAGGGCTGGTTGATGTGGGCGATATTGGGCACCTGGCTCGGCATCTGCTCGTGCATGTAGCCCATGCCGCCGAGCGAGGCGCCGGCGATGGTCGAACCGTGGTAGCCGTTGTGGCGCGAGATGAAGTAGCGCTTCTGCGGCTTGCCCTGCGCCGCCCAGAACTTGTGCACGATGCGGATGACCGTGTCGTTGCCTTCCGAGCCCGAGTTGCAATAGAAGAAGTGCTCGAAGCCGGCCGGCGCCACTTCGGACAGCAGCTGCGACAGCTCGATCACCGGCGGGTGGGTGGTCTTGAAGAAGGTGTTGTAGTACGGCAGCTCGAGGATCTGCTTGTAGGCGACGTCGGCCAGCTCCTTGCGGCCGTAGCCGACGTTGACGCACCACAGCCCGGCCATGCCGTCGATGATCTTGTTGCCCTCGCTGTCCCACAGGTAGACGCCCTGCGCATGGGTGATCACCCGGCTGCCGATCTTGTTCAGCGCGCCCATGTCGCTGAACGGATGCAGGTGGTGGGCGGCGTCCATCTGCTGCCATTCGCGCGTGGTGCGGGCAGGCTTGCGGGCCTCGGCGTGGATGGCGGGACGGGTTTCGAACGGGTTGGTCATCGCGGTTCTCCATGGCGGCCGCTCCTGGCGGCCGCCTGATTTCGGTGTGGCTGGGGGTAAAACGGTGGTGCTTACACGTTGAGCAGCAGGTGGCTGCGCTCCCACGAGCTGATCACGCGGAAGAAGGTGTCGTATTCCTTCTCCTTCACCGCGCAATAGGCGTTGACGAAGTTGGCGCCGAACACCTCGGCGATGTCGGCCGAGTCGCGCATCAGCTCGACGGCGTCCTCGAGGTGGCGCGGCAGCTCGTAGTCCAGATCGTAGCCGCTGGTGATCATCGGGTCGGACGGCTTGAGGCCCTTGACCATGCCGAGGTAGCCGCAGGCCAGCGTGGCGGCCATGGCGAGGTAGGGGTTCACGTCGACGCCCGGCACGCGGTTCTCGACCCGGCGCGCCTCGGGCCCGAGTTGGGCACGCGGATGCCGACGGTGCGGTTGTCGTAGCCCCACTGCAGGTTGATCGGCGCGGCGGTGAAGCGCGACAGCCGGCGGTAGCTGTTGACGAAGGGCGCCATGATCGGCATCACCGACGGCATGTAGCGCTGCAGGCCGGCGATATAGCTGAGGAACAGGTCGGACGGGCCGCCGTCGGCGTTGGAGAAGACGTTGCGGCCGTCCTTGTCGACGATGCTCTGGTGCACGTGCATCGCGCTGCCCGGCTCCTCCTGCATCGGCTTGGCCATGAAGGTGGCGTAGATGTTGTGGCGCAGCGCGGTCTCGCGCACCACCCGCTTGAACAGGAACACCCGGTCGGCCAGGTCGAGCGCGTCGCCGTGGACGAAGTTGATCTCCATCTGGCCGGCGCCGACTTCATGGATCAGCGTGTCGACGTCGAGCCGCATCACGTCGCTGTACTCGTAGACGTCCTCGAAATAGGGGTCGAATTCGTTCACCGCGTCGATGCTGTAGCTCATGCGGCCGGTCTCGGCGCGGCCGGTGCGGCCGACCGGCGGCTTGAGCGGGATGTCGGGATCGATATTGCGCTCGACCAGGTAGAACTCCAGCTCGGGCGCCACCACCGGCTGCCAGCCGCGCTGCTTGTACAGGTCGAGCACCTTGCGCAGCACGTAGCGCGGCGAGATGTCGACCGGCGTGCCGTCGAAGTGCACGCAGTCGTGGATCACCAGCGCGGTCGGCTCGGGCGCCCAGGGCACCAGCCGCACCGTGTTGAAGTCGGGCACGCAGACCACGTCCGGATCGGTCGGCCCGGTGATGCTGTCGTCGTCGGGCCAGTCGCCGGTCACGGTCTGGATCAGCACCGCCTTGGGCAGCCGCATATTGGCCGAGTTGAACTGGCTCTTGGGCAGGATCTTGCCGCGGGCCACGCCGGTCATGTCGGGCACCACGCACTCGACTTCGGTGATGCCGTGCTCGCGGAAGAAGTCTTGGAACTGGTTCATGCTGTTTTTCGCCGCTGGATGCGGACGAACCTCCGGTTGTTTGTCATCCGGGCGACGTTGGAAAGCGCGGCGGGCGCGGCGCGAAGCCGGCCCGTCGCTTTCCAATGGCGCTTGACGACGGGTGTTCCGCCCGGGGCGGACTAGGCGGCCTAGCTGCGGCTCGCCAGATGGCGCCGGCAATCGTCGCCGAAAGCCTTGAACAGCTTCACGGACAACGGGTTGTCGGCGTACTTCCACTCGGGGTGCCATTGCACCGCGAGCGTGAAACCTTGCGCATCGCGCACCGAGAAGGCCTCGATCAGGCCGTCCGGCGCCACCGCCTCGGCGCGCAGGCCCTCGCCGAGCCGTTGCACGCCCTGGTTGTGGATCGAATTGACGCGCGCTTCCTTCATGCCGCTGATGCGGTGGATCAGCCCGTCGGCCGTGAAGCTGACCGGGTGGGCCGGGCCGTACTGCACGGCGAGATCGGCGGCCGCGTCCTCGCGGTGGTCCATCATGCCCGGCGTCTCGTGCACCTTCTGGTGCAGCGTGCCGCCGAACACCACGTTCATCTCCTGGAAGCCGCGGCAGATCGCGAACACCGGGATGCCGCGCGCGACCGCCGCCTTCATCAGCGGCATCGCGGTCTCGTCGCGCGCGGTATCGAGGAACTGGCCCTCGGGCAGTTCCGGCCCGCTGTAGCGCCGGGGGTCGACCATCGACACGCTGCCGGTGAACATGAAGCCGTCCACCAGCTCCAGCAGCGAATCGAAGTCCTGCCGCTCGCCGAGCGCCGGGATCAGCATGGCGAGGCAGCCGGCGCCGTCGACCACCGCGTCGATGTACTTCTCGCCGACGCAATGGAAGGGGTGATGACCGAGCATCTTGCGGTCGGCCACCAGGGCGACCAGGGGTTTGCGTTTCATGTTCTCCACCATTCGGTTGCGGGCCGCGCGCGGGCGGCACGGCCGGGGTTCAGTTCAGCAGCGAGTCGGCCGGCACGTATTCGTAGGCCAGATCGCGCGCCACGGCCGCGTAGGTGATCTTGCCCTCGCATACGTTGAGGCCGTTCCTCAGGTGGACATCGTCGCGCAGCGCGCGTTTCCAGCCCTTGTTGGCGATCGCCACCGCGTGCACCAGCGTGGCGTTGGTCAGGGCGATGGTCGAGGTGCGCGCCACGCCGCCCGGCATGTTGGCCACGCAGTAGTGGGTCACGCCGTCGACCACGTAGGTCGGCTCCTGGTGGGTGGTCGCGCGCGAGGTCTCAAAGCAGCCGCCCTGGTCGATCGCCACGTCCACCAGCACCGAGCCCGGCTTCATCAGTTTTAGCATGTCGCGCGTCACCAGCTTGGGTGCCGCGGCGCCGGGGATCAGCACCGCGCCGATCACCGCGTCGGCCGCCTTCAGTTCACTCTCGATCGCGTCCTGAGTCGAGTACAGCGTCTTGATGCGGCCGCCGAACGCTTCGTCGATTTCCTTCAGGCGCGGCAGCGAGCGGTCGAGGATGGTCACGTCGGCGCCGAGGCCGGCCGCCATGCGTGCCGCGTGGACGCCGACCACGCCGCCGCCGATCACCGTGACGTGGCCGGGGGCCACGCCGGGCACGCCGCCGAGCAGCACGCCCGAGCCGCCCTGCGATTTCTCCAGCGCGCGCGCCGCGGCCTGGATGGCCATGCGGCCGGCGACCTCGGACATCGGCGCCAGCAGCGGCAGGCCGCCGCGGCCGTCGGTCACCGTCTCGTAGGCGATCGCCACGGCGCCGGACTTGACCAGCGCGGCGGTCTGCTCGGGATCCGGCGCCAGGTGCAGATAGGTATAGAGGATCTGGCCGGGCCGCAGCATCGCGCACTCGACCGGCTGCGGCTCCTTCACCTTGATGATCATCTCGGCGCGCTTGAAGATTTCCTCGGCGCTCTGCACGATCTGGGCCCCTGCGTCGAGATACTGCTCGTCGGGGAAGCCGATGGCGGTGCCGGCATGGGCCTGCACCAGCACGTCGTGGCCGTTGCGCTTCAGTTCCTTGACCCCGGCGGGCGTCAGGCCCACGCGGTATTCATGGTTTTTGATTTCCTTCGGTACGCCGATCAGCATTTGGTGTTGTCTCCGTTTTTGAGGTCTGGAACGGGCCGCGCTCGTGGCATGGTCCGCAGGACGCGTTCACCGGCCTGGTGCGTCAAACATTCTCAACGCACCGGCCCTGTGCGATGTCAAACTTATTAAACACCAGCCCTCAAACGGCGCACAAGAAACATCGGTTGTGCAGCGCAATAAACGAAATATCAAGGACTTTACCGCTTGCGCACGCTTGCAACGGCGCAGAAGCCCGTATAATTTCCCATGACGAGGCGTTCATCATATTGAACACTCGGGACGCCTAGAAAAGCAAGGAAGATGCCATGTCGATGGAAGTCAGCACCCGGCTCAAGCTGGTGCGCGAGAAGCACGCGCTGTCGCAGCGCGAG is a genomic window of Chitinimonas koreensis containing:
- a CDS encoding PepSY-associated TM helix domain-containing protein, whose product is MFQSFRHSMTWLHTWFGLTLGYVLMVCFFFGSLSVFDREIDRWALPDTRFPAQPAPSFDQVLKPIYAKLKPHPVDLAATRARVIGELPDPATLPMSSLYYYTTHRDPVLAIGAEFDVPNKPRDAADEHQHVHGWATLDPRTGAFLSEGQLKLGSEFFYPMHYSLHLNWQNLGYWVVGLAALVMLAALVSGVVLHKKIFREFFTFRPWKRTQRSSLDLHNLSGIAGLPFHFFFAFTGLVIFASIYLPLAETLLAPLHKQHEAMEAARTGLAHEAAGVPAPLASVDAMVAEAKRRWAARNMPGEVGYLYINHLGDKNGYVSIFRAGNDQVALVGQGVHFEASSGRVIREDPPPSAVMSVNEFLTGLHLQHFRHWLLRWLYVLGGLLGCVCIATGFIFFVEKRKAQHAKRGSMGSRAVDALAVAAVTGMVIAAVAMLAANRALPADLAGKGGWEEKVFWGAWLLSFIHAAARSGPVAQGRINPAWREQCWALAALAVAAVVLNWIGTGDHLVKTLFTSTYWPVAGLDLSLLAAAAIAVFAGRKLARHERHARPSTHAAPNISEALHG
- a CDS encoding DUF3325 domain-containing protein, which translates into the protein MAEPIWLYQAGAAAASVVGFAWLSLAMDAHWHQVHGGTTPARAVRATLRALGTASLLASALLCFAADRPSMAVLVWLMLLAGSAPLIALTLAFRPRLLRAAWPWGDRIARGR
- a CDS encoding ABC transporter permease subunit, which encodes MNRMPFANRLYMVLGFFFLYAPIASLILYSFNESRLVTVWGGFSLKWYQVLVNDDELLHAAGLSFKIAFMSATLAVVLGTVAGFVLARFGRFRGQSLFAGLVTAPMVMPEVIVGLSMLLLFVALQSGLGCGAEPPPSGLLSRFGCWAFGERGMVTIWIGHTTLCMAYVAVLVQSRLKELDRSLEDAAMDLGCHPFKVFFVITLPVISQALVAGWLLSFTLSLDDYVLTAFLSGPGSTTMPQWIFSSIRLGLTPEINALATIVIVVVTVFVIVSNRLMLSAQAKRERAMQAAFSGKTE
- a CDS encoding ABC transporter permease subunit, with the translated sequence MKKLLARLPSGRTGVIAVPYVWLLVFFLLPFFFVLKISFAEPDIAQPPYTPLLKQEDNKTTIALDTTKYQTVFDEVDAFVEKPLQEAREESQYVIAYWNAIKLAFLTMLLTLLIGYPLAYNIARANEATRNTLLMMVMIPFWTSFLLRVYAWIGILKDNGVINNILLGLGLIDAPLQLLYTPFSVLLGMVYNYLPFMILPLYAHLVKLDGRLFEAAADLGAKPLTTFIRITLPLSKAGIIAGSMMVFIPAVGEYVIPALLGGGDVVFIGNKLMDDFGANLDWPQASAVAVIMLALLIAPIVWFHRFEQKQQEAGK
- a CDS encoding ABC transporter ATP-binding protein, whose product is MAVTPTELAQGDGKQNYLEIKGVTKKFGDFYAVDDVDLVIPKNEIFALLGSSGSGKSTLLRMLAGMETPTEGRIILDGQDITDMPPYIRPVNMMFQSYALFPHMTVEQNIAFGLKQDKLPRDQIADRVSKMLELVQMKKLARRKPHQLSGGQQQRTALARSLAKRPKLLLLDEPLGALDKKLRMETQLELVNVIETVGVTCIMVTHDQEEAMTMAGRIAIMSEGKLKQVGGPREIYEYPNCRFTAEFIGTTNIFEGKLSVDEPDHVVIDSAELPRGIYVDHGITGPKGMTVWYSVRPEDVTLCRNKPEAQYNWAEGTVHDIAYLGSHSVYHVKLASGRIVIANVPSSHWGDDKPATWGDPIVVKWSDREGVVLTS
- a CDS encoding polyamine ABC transporter substrate-binding protein; its protein translation is MAKQFAITMAAAAVAALSLTAQAAGQLNIYNWNDYVGEQTVPNFEKANGVKIKYDVYDSNETLQAKLLTGKSGYDIVVPSLEFAAKQIQSGVYLPLDKTKLPNWANLNPEILKMAEMADPGNKFLVPYMWGTTAFGINVDKVKKALGAEPMPADEWELLFNPKYTNKLKSCGISFMDTGSDVYSMVNIYLGKDANDHSEAQLKAATEVLKKVRPDVRLFNSSPIDLLANGDVCVAMSFNGDTYIAKDRAEKAKNKQKIEYVVPQKGTVAWIDNMAIPKDAKNADNAHKWINYILEPKVAAEISNFVNYANPNLKSAPFVDKKIASDPKIFMSQEAMTKLQAKKPIAPAEQKLITKYFNQFKAAK
- a CDS encoding aspartate aminotransferase family protein → MTNPFETRPAIHAEARKPARTTREWQQMDAAHHLHPFSDMGALNKIGSRVITHAQGVYLWDSEGNKIIDGMAGLWCVNVGYGRKELADVAYKQILELPYYNTFFKTTHPPVIELSQLLSEVAPAGFEHFFYCNSGSEGNDTVIRIVHKFWAAQGKPQKRYFISRHNGYHGSTIAGASLGGMGYMHEQMPSQVPNIAHINQPYWYADGGDQTPEQFALARAQELEAKILEIGADNVAAFIGEPFQGAGGVIFPADTYWPEIQRICRKYDILLCADEVIGGFGRTGQWFAHQHFGFEPDLITMAKGLSSGYVPIGAVGLHRRVADVLMSAGDFNHGLTYSGHPVAAAVAVANIRMLRDDGIVDQVRTDTGPYFQNSLREALAGSPLVGEVHGAGLVAGIQLTKDKATRQRFDDPWGLGNQCRDHCFRNNLIMRATADRMLLSPPLVMTRGEIDELVEKAAHCIGLTARDLGMA
- a CDS encoding gamma-glutamyl-gamma-aminobutyrate hydrolase family protein, which codes for MKRKPLVALVADRKMLGHHPFHCVGEKYIDAVVDGAGCLAMLIPALGERQDFDSLLELVDGFMFTGSVSMVDPRRYSGPELPEGQFLDTARDETAMPLMKAAVARGIPVFAICRGFQEMNVVFGGTLHQKVHETPGMMDHREDAAADLAVQYGPAHPVSFTADGLIHRISGMKEARVNSIHNQGVQRLGEGLRAEAVAPDGLIEAFSVRDAQGFTLAVQWHPEWKYADNPLSVKLFKAFGDDCRRHLASRS
- the ald gene encoding alanine dehydrogenase; translation: MLIGVPKEIKNHEYRVGLTPAGVKELKRNGHDVLVQAHAGTAIGFPDEQYLDAGAQIVQSAEEIFKRAEMIIKVKEPQPVECAMLRPGQILYTYLHLAPDPEQTAALVKSGAVAIAYETVTDGRGGLPLLAPMSEVAGRMAIQAAARALEKSQGGSGVLLGGVPGVAPGHVTVIGGGVVGVHAARMAAGLGADVTILDRSLPRLKEIDEAFGGRIKTLYSTQDAIESELKAADAVIGAVLIPGAAAPKLVTRDMLKLMKPGSVLVDVAIDQGGCFETSRATTHQEPTYVVDGVTHYCVANMPGGVARTSTIALTNATLVHAVAIANKGWKRALRDDVHLRNGLNVCEGKITYAAVARDLAYEYVPADSLLN